The genomic window TGTTAGTTCTGTTTGCCAacattcaatttcattatcatcaAATAAAGTTTATGTTAAAAGGATATTGAAAAATTGGACTCACTTTCTTTTAGACATGTTTCAACTATATGTCCTTCAATTTtctaaaaagaataaaatattaactatactaatatttttcattttaaaaattattacttTATGCACTGCTGTCCTACTTTTATAAGacatcaaatatataattttcgAGTTTGGGTTCTCTCCATTTATTATCCCTCCATTTATTCTCCATttggagagagatagacacattaAGAATTAGTGGGACCCATTAAAAGTGGGTCCCACTAATTTGTGGACCCCACTAATTTTTtcttgtgtctatctctctctaaaTGGAGAATAAATGGAGAGATAATAAATGGAGGGAACCTAAACTCATAATTttctaataaatatttataaactaattgaGTTGTTGCAACCAGCATGACTATCAAtatttgactagagtttgtataagtaaattaaaaaatagatgGTTGTTTTTCGCTCGACATATTGctcatactaaaaaaaaatcttattaaaatatattttttaataggaTTTTTATACTATTAGAAAATATGTTTTGATAAAATTtacattacaaaaaaaatatcttttagaaaatgagagaaatttttatcaattgagaCGGACAAAGAACAActatctaaaaaatatataggatAACCAAATTTATGTATAACTAATCAACTTTGATTCAGCTTTGCCTTCCATTTTCAAGATTATATTCATTGATGACTTATGAGGCAAgccaatttacttttttttttttttttttttagcgtAAACCAATTTACTTACTATATGAATCAacattaaaaatgatttaagTTATGATGAAAGACATTGATGTCCCCAATTGTACTATTACTATAGAGAGTTGTTgctttcttgtttttcttaatCATGACATATGACTGATGAAATGACCAACTTGTGTGCATTACTAAAAGCATGTTGGAATTCTTTTCTATGACAATTGAATGAATGCATGGCAACACCTGAAAATATTTGGATTTCAACTATCTACCCAATAATACGTCGGTGGATTGAAATCAAACTGTCATATTTCACCggttcaattttttagtcttcttttaaaaaattgaaataaacattataaaatttaaactatTCAATTTTAATCCAACGATTATCAATATTTCGACTATACAATTGTGGAAAATTTAGTGAAATTGTTTTTGTGAAACCCATCAATTTGGTTGTGAAGATTTTTAGGTTTCAAGATTTGGGGAAAAATTGAATATTGAAGCTTGagtttttaatatttgattttcagaATTTTTGGGTAATGAACTTTtctggattttttattttttggtgatgaagatgttgaatttttttttttgtatttctgGGTTTATAGATGTATAACTATAGTTAAGTACTACATTGAacaaatatgaagaaaaaaaaaaacaaaaaggaaaggAAACAACACAGTTTCTCCACTGCATGTGGCAGAGTGGCGCTGATATCACATTTACTGGCATCACTTCATTAGTCTTTGATTTATTCTCAATTTGAACATGTTCTTAGTCTTTGAAAAATCATGAAattgattcaattttttataattttaattgatgtgGGTGATTGttataattttaagtttttttattttttaagaaagaaGATGAATATATGAAGATATCGATGAAGATTGATAAACAGTGTTCAACAAAATCTggatttattaaatttaaataaaaaactatttaacaaaataaaattcacaatttttaataaaaaataagaaaaaacaaggatttatatgtaaatattataaaagataaaggacctatatgggaaaaataaaagataaaggactaaaatgttacaaacgtgttataaataaataagataaaggacctataTGTTACATggtaaaagataaaggaccaaagtgttacaaataaataagataaaggaccaatgatgtaattttgccaaaaatgtatttatagttaactttacgtatttcaatgcaaagtagggttatgttttgaaaaataatactaaatgatgtataattatatgaaaaatgGTGAATAATACACAAAGAGAAACGAAAATTTTATGGATCTTAATTTTGTAAGGCTGTTGTCTTTGTAATTAGTTTCAGTTTTGTGAATAAATTGTTTTGTAATTAGAATTTCTAATGCTTTTTAAGTGCTAGTCTAACAATTCCACTAATTACTAGTAATAAAAGTGTTTAAGTAAATGAAACtcattttatcattaaaatcaACGCAAAACTAATTattatcttaaaaaataaaatattattgaggaATCGAATATCTACAAATAAAGTCATCATTTGCCTCTAATTATGTTATATATacaatttaaaaatgaatataaaattaAACAGAAATTTGCAACTGGTAATGTCAAGTACTTCAATTTAGAATTTGATTGAGCAAACTGTCACTTTGGTCCCTGAAAGTGGCACTCGCTGTCATACTAGTCCCTGAATcatcaaaaaacaatttaaggTCCCTGAAAGTAACTTCCGTTAATCAGAATAGTCCCCGACGTTAGTTTGCATCAAAGAACCGTTTGGTAGTGCTGATGTGGCCATTTTGTTGACTTTACTGACCAATACGTgtcatttctttttaaaaattgatgccACGTAGGCATGGACCAAATtgatggtaaaaaaataaaaaaaaaggtagatggattttttatttttttttacggtagaTGGTTCTATTTTGTTTCATCTCTCTATCTCCTCTCATTTTCACTCTTCCTTTCTTAAAGTGACAAAGCAATTGTcactcatcttcttcatcaatcaCCCTTCCTCCATTGTTATTGATTATTAACTTCATTGTTTTGTTCATCATCATCGAGACAGCGTGCGATTTCGGCAAAACAAGGTAAAATTTTTCGTCAATCTATTCTGTTTTTCGTCACTTTTGTGTCCTTAATAATGGTGTTCTTGTGTTGGGTTTAGTAGTTTCttaagtttttttgttgttgttgtttcctcaaaaacacatttttcaaGTTTATAGTGTGTTAGTGTCTATGTGGTTGTTAACAATGTTGCTATTTTAGGGCTTTTTTCATActtgtgtttctttttgtttaatGATGTTGTAGAAGTGTATTTGTGGATGTTtagttatattatatagttGTATTTTAAGATTAGgaatttttttagggtttcataaaaatgtaatgtatttgaatgtgtttttaaattattgttttgctATCATTTTTAGGATGGAAACTGAAACTGAGTTAACACTGATCTTCCACCATGGTGGAAATTTCATCAAGTTTGGAAGTGCCGACTTGCAGTACATTCGAGGTCAAATGTGTGTGTGGGAAGGACTTGAAGTTGATTTCCTCAACAAATTAGACTTAGAAGCCATGGTGAAGAAGTGTGGGCGCTACTTTAACATTAGCCATATATGGTATTTGCTCCCTAAGATGACCATGCTTGATGGTTTAAGGGAATTGGTTAATGATAAAGACTTTATGGACATGGTTAGTGTTGCTAAGGATAACAACAATGAGATTGAGTTGTATTTTGAACATGGCATCGAGGTACCTCTAATCATCACACCTGCAAGTGAAGCTGAGCCTGAGGTAGAGGGGCAAAATGTGACTGATGCTGAGCCTGTGCAAAATGTGTCTGAGGTGGAGGTGGAAGTGCAAAATGAGCCTGATGTGGAGGTGCAAAATGAGCCTGAGGTGGAGGTGCAAGTTTCTGATGCTGAGACTGAGGTGGATGGTGATTATGATGCTGAGACTGAGGTGGATAGTGTGGTGGATGGTGATTCGGATGCTTACACTGAGGTGGATGATGATTCTGATGCTGAGAATGCAGATTTAGATGCAGCATTTGTATGGcataatgatgatgatggagGTGATGTTCAAGAGAATATCATTCATGAAAATGTTATTCATTCAAGTAGTGAAGAAGAACATAATTCTTATCATTCAGAGGAGTTAAAAAGTCCCATTAGCACTGATGATGAATTTGAAGGCAAGGAGAGAGAGGTATTTCCACAATTTAATGAAGCTGAATTTGGTCAAGTCCATCTAGAAAAAGGCATGGAGTTTGAAACACTAACAACCTTTAAAAAGGCTGTTAGTGATTATTCTATAGCATTAGGTAGAGAATTTAGGTGGGCAAAGAATGACAAGGTAAGGGCAAGAGCAAAATGCAAGAATGAAGAGTGTCATTGGGAAATATTTTGTTCATGGAGTAATGTGAATAGGAGCTTTCAAATTAAGACATTTGAAACCGAACATTCATGTTGTAGGGTGTTCAAAAATTCTAAAGCAAATACAAAGTGGGTCGTGAGCAAATTAGAGAAGAAATTGAGAGTCCAACCAAATATCACTTACATAGAGGTCTTTGATTGGATGAAGAGAGAATTTGGTGTTCATGTCAATGAAACCAAATTGTTTAGAGCAATGAAAAAAGCTAGAGAGTTAGTTGAAGGGAGTTTGAAGGAACAATATGGGAGGATATGGGACTATGCTCATGAGTTGCGTAGGAGTAATGATGGTTCAACAGTGAAGATTAATTGCATTCCTATGCCTAATGGTCCACCACAATTCCAAAGAATCTACATAAGTTTGGAGGCATGCAAGCGAGGGTTTAAGGCTGGTTGTAGACCCTTCATTGGGCTTGATGGGTGTTTCTTGAAGGGTTACTATGGTGGCCAATTACTTTCAGCTGTTGGCCAAGATGCAAACAATAACATATATGTGGTTGCATATGCTATAGTTGATGTAGAGAACAAAGACAACTGGAAATGGTTCCTCACACTACTCCATGAAGACTTGGGGGACTATAAGCAACATGGATGAAATTTTATGAGTGACATGCAAAaggtaattatttttaaattatactGTTTTGATAATATACCTATTGGGTTGAGGATTAATGTGACAGTAAGTTGTGACATACAGGGACTATAATGACAGTATATTGTTTTTATGTTGTAGGGTTTAATTCCTGCTATGCAGGAAGTAATGCCTGGTGTACCTCACAGATTCTGTGCTATGCATCTATGGAAGAACTTCACAAAGCAATGGAAAGACATGGAGCTTAGAGGAGTTGTATGGCAATGTGCAAAAGCAACAACCCCTGCCATTTTTAATGCACATATGGAGAGGTTGAAAAGGAAGAGTATTAATGCATGGGAGTATTTAAACAAGTGGCCAAAAGAAGCATGGACTAAGGCTTATTTCAATGAGTGGTGTAAGGTGGACAACATCACTAACAACAATTGTGAAGTCTTCAATGCAAAGATAGTTAAATATCGTGGGAAGCCAATATTGACCATGCTTGAAGAAATTAGATGTTATATCATGAGAAAAATGGGTACTAACAAGCTGAAGTTACAAGATCGTACTGAAAAATTGTGCCCAATGCAACAGTCAAGACTAGAGCAGCAAAAGGTTGAGAGCAACAAGTGGACACCAATATGGTCTGGTGATGGTGATGGTAACCGTTATGAAGTCCAAAACTGGCAACAAAAAATGGATGTGGATTTAAGTGCCAGGACATGTACATGTAGATTCTGGCAATTAACAGGTATACCATCAAACTCAGgacatttttaacttttttactCAAACTGATGTAAAAATCtgaattaatttgttgttataggctttgttcaaaaaataaatttgttgttATAGGCTGCCTTCTGATGTAAAAATctgaattaattaattgattaattaatttgttgttatAGGAATGCCATGTGCACATGCTATTGCAGCAATTGCTTATAAGAACCACAACGCTGAGGATTATTGTAGCGGGTGGTTGACACTTGGTGCATACAAAGCATCATACAATTACTTCATTCAACCAACTGAAGGACAAGAGTATTGGACACAAACTGAGTATGAGAAACCAGTTCCACCACCATGTAGGAGGCGTCAAGGAAGACCAAAAAGGCAACGAAGGAAGGATAGCAATGAGGCACCTGTAAGTACTACCAGACTTAGGAGGAAGTATCCAGAAATCACATGCTCAAGATGTGGTTTTGAAGGGCATAATATCACAGGCTGTGGTAATGTTGGTGTACCAACAAGGccaaaaaaaaggaaatatggACAAGCAGGTAATGTAACTGCTGAAAATGATACAAGTAATGTTGTTGAAGCTGCTACAGGTCCTAATGAAGGACAAACAGAGGTTGAGTTGACAGCATCTCAACCAACTACTGAGCCTTCATCTCAGCCCATTGGTCATGCTTTTGCTATGGGTCCTAGCTCTCAAGTAACTTCACATGCTGTTAACTCTAGTGAAGTATTCCAAGTTGGCTTTGGTCAAGGTACATTTGATGGAGGTTTAATAGGGGTTAGACCACCACCAATTAGGGGACCTGCAAATATGTATCATGTGCCATTCCCTAGAGGTGCTGCAAGTGGAAATCAAGGATTCATGACGTTCATGCCTACACCAAGAGGACCACCAAGAGGGCCACCAAGTGTTCCACCAAGAGGGCCTAACTGAAGATTAAATTATAAAGACATTTTTTGAAGGCAACTTTTGATGTTTGAAGCAATAGTTTGAATGTTTAGATGAAAGACATGTAATTGCCTTAGTTtatatctattattattattatgaagaCATCTATTTGCCTTATGTTTGAAGGCTAGTTTTAAGAATGCTTATATTTGAAGACATATATGTACTTTATGTTTGAAGGTTATGTAATGAATGTTAAGTTTAATTAAAGTTTAAGTAAGGTTATGTTTGGCGGCGTCTTCCTTTAGCAatcttcaatttcttcttcaatttcttccCTATCCTGCCAacagatttatatatataatcgCGCCCGCGCCCAGCTCAGGGGGGGTCTGCGCCCGGCTCAGATGGCAGAGAGCAAGgcttcatttttcttcttctgctgAGCCCAGCTCAGGCTTGCTGCGCCCAGCTCCAACACCAGATGCAAAACTCTGTTTTTCTGCTTAATTTGAAGGCATAATCCAACAAAGAGCACAAGATCTCTTAACTAGTTTAGCAACACCATTAGCACTCTCTATTGGAGTCATATGTGGAGCACAAATATGTTTTGGTTAAAGCTAAAATACATCACATTCACTAATCAATAACATTACACTCACTAATCAACAATATTACACTCACTAATTTCAATCACTAATCAACAACCCTACTTGTGAACAACCATATACAAAAGTTGAATCACAATACAAGCAAATACAAAGTATTTTATAAGCTTCATGTCAACAACCAACATATCCAACTTTGAGTTTACATCTCTCTTGAACTTATCATTTTCATAATTGTTGTCAACACTAGttttcatttcatcatcttttactccttcttttctttctactCTTCTTAAAGATTCATTTGCAAGATAGTCTTCCCACTCATCAACCCACATGAAGTATTTGCAATTTGCACTATCTTCCTGCAAATTAACATAACATAGCATCATACACAAGCACAAAActataaacaaacataaattaaacaCAACCACAAAAATGACATACTTTGTTTAGTGGGCATGTGTAGAATTGTCTCCCTGGATTCTTCAATGTTTTTGCTCTAAGCATCACTGTCTTTCTCTCACAAAAACAGTCAGGCCTCCGATCAAAACGTGAGGATGATGATTGACTTCCAATTTGGTTAGTTGAAGCTTCTCTTTGTTGTGAAATTGGTGGAACTCCTTTCATCTTTCAACTAATCGAAAATGGTTATGGAgatgagaagaggaagaagatggagatgagaagaggaagaaatgGAGATTGATTTAGGGTTTATAATTGGgggttattttctattttagtcaatttagtccctcaacGGTCATCTacctttttgatttttttttaccttcaaTTTCGTCCCTGCCTACGTggcttcaatttttaaaaagaaatgacACGTATTGGTCAATAAAGTCAACAAAACGGCCACATCAGCACTACAAACGGTTCTTTGACGCAAACTAACGACGGGGACTATTCTGACTAACGGAAGTCACTTTCAGGGATCGTAAATTGTTTTTTGATGATTCGGGGACTATTATGACAGCGAGTGCCACTTTCAGGGACGAAAGTGACAGTTTACTCGAATTTTATTATAGTGAAGTCAATGAAGCCAACTCTATCTATAAAGACGTGGCTCATaatttaaaatggaaattatGGTGTTTGTTGGAATTATATGAGACATTGTAAAGTGGTTGCACAGCTACCGACAGGGTTGCCATTACGAATGCAAagtattaaacaaacaaatCCTAACATTTTCAATCTCTTTGGATGTCACAAAATATTCTTCATAATACACCCAAATTAATTGACATCCAAGTTGTTGCCTAATAGTCAGTAAACAAAGTTATTGGCAATTTCCTTTGGTCCTTACCATTATGGAGAGGAGAGTTTAAAGGCTATGGAAGAACAAAAGCATAGAGCCCTTGTTCATTTCTTAAAGAGGTGTAACAAACGTATTGAATTTCTCTTCCAATGTATGGATCAAGCGGCCGATGAGTTGAAAGACTCTTACATGTCACTTGATACCGATTGGAAAAATGACACATCAAAATTCCTTCGAATGATGATTCTTGATGGTTGTTTTATTTTGGAGATTTTTTAGTTTGTATTCTTATAATTTCTTATTATTAGGATAAAAAACCAATGGAGCTGTTTCAATGGAGAGAAGGGGtttttaattgagaaaaaaatccGCACAACATTGTTATTGGTTAAGGTTGAACTTTGAAAAGAAGACAACACCCATTAGTGACATAGGAAAACCCAAATCATAAATAAAAGGGAATATGAAGAACAACATAGAAAGAGAGAACATCGAGAGCAGAGAGATTAAATCATGGTTCACCATGGAGAACATACATATGCAGGGTTTTGAGAAGCTAGGTCAAGAAGAAATTGAGGACGGTGAAAATTCTGTGAATCATGAATCACCAGCAAGATGGTCACGTGAGAGATAAAAGGGAATATATTGGAACCATCGGATCAAAACAAATAGACGGATATGatttggtgtcaacggatcctacaCCAAGGTGTCAAAATTTATTTGACACAAAATCTAATCCATTCATTTCATTTAATCCAATGGTTTAAAACTATCACCAAAATAACTAATGTAcatcaatatcacctaatttaAAACAAATCTTTATCATCATAAATGCACAATAAAATattctctattattttttttttggacgaTAAAATATTCTCTATTTGTTTTCccaaactttttattttctcattagCATGacaaactaatatttttatctattctatatctatactatatataaagagaatatatGAGTTtttgtgtggacttttcataataccaacaatacccttgatagttttttagtagcaacaaaaatcttttattaacaaactcaccataacataagacacattttttatatttttttagcagcaaaaatcttttattaacaaattcaccataacataaggcatatCATTCTAAAGGTCAAATTATTTATGCTTCTTTGTATATTAATCTAATGTTAATTTTCTGATATTGattattaatttgtatttttagttaataatcTCTTGATTtgatttcctataatgattatTAATTTGTTCAAATATTTCAGCAGGAAAGATGTCCCAAGCTATTGATTTTATCAAACACATCAACGACTCTAAGGAAACATGGACACTTCAAGTGCGTATTGTTGATTTGTGGTCTGTTGTCAACCTATCCAAGGGAACTGAACATATTGAGATGGTTGTTATGGATTCGAAGGTAAAGACTTTAagtttaattgcatatttggtcccttatgtttattttaagtttcaatttggtcccttacatttaaaaaagtttcaagttggtccttttagtcaaatttttttaacgtaagggaccaaattaaaacctaaattAAACATAAGaactaaatatgcaattaagcctattttaaattttatacccttaaattttatttttagttaaaagatacaaaacataaaaatctATTTCATCCTATCAATATaccaacaataacaatatattaaaagtaatTACTATCGAGCTTACTGATTTGTCCT from Trifolium pratense cultivar HEN17-A07 linkage group LG1, ARS_RC_1.1, whole genome shotgun sequence includes these protein-coding regions:
- the LOC123890736 gene encoding uncharacterized protein LOC123890736, translating into METETELTLIFHHGGNFIKFGSADLQYIRGQMCVWEGLEVDFLNKLDLEAMVKKCGRYFNISHIWYLLPKMTMLDGLRELVNDKDFMDMVSVAKDNNNEIELYFEHGIEVPLIITPASEAEPEVEGQNVTDAEPVQNVSEVEVEVQNEPDVEVQNEPEVEVQVSDAETEVDGDYDAETEVDSVVDGDSDAYTEVDDDSDAENADLDAAFVWHNDDDGGDVQENIIHENVIHSSSEEEHNSYHSEELKSPISTDDEFEGKEREVFPQFNEAEFGQVHLEKGMEFETLTTFKKAVSDYSIALGREFRWAKNDKVRARAKCKNEECHWEIFCSWSNVNRSFQIKTFETEHSCCRVFKNSKANTKWVVSKLEKKLRVQPNITYIEVFDWMKREFGVHVNETKLFRAMKKARELVEGSLKEQYGRIWDYAHELRRSNDGSTVKINCIPMPNGPPQFQRIYISLEACKRGFKAGCRPFIGLDGCFLKGYYGGQLLSAVGQDANNNIYVVAYAIVDVENKDNWKWFLTLLHEDLGDYKQHG
- the LOC123890737 gene encoding uncharacterized protein At4g04775-like; translated protein: MKGVPPISQQREASTNQIGSQSSSSRFDRRPDCFCERKTVMLRAKTLKNPGRQFYTCPLNKEDSANCKYFMWVDEWEDYLANESLRRVERKEGVKDDEMKTSVDNNYENDKFKRDVNSKLDMLVVDMKLIKYFVFACIVIQLLYMVVHK